One segment of Sander vitreus isolate 19-12246 chromosome 20, sanVit1, whole genome shotgun sequence DNA contains the following:
- the six4a gene encoding homeobox protein SIX4a, which produces MSSSSAGEVTTANDIKRENVKEVDKRECIKLVALDAAELSMERNTDTVRTELLVSAASSLAFSPEQVACVCEALQQGGNVDRLARFLWSLPQSDLLRGNESILKAQALVAYHQARYQELYSILENHSFSPSNHTFLQDLWYKARYTEAEKARGRPLGAVDKYRIRRKYPLPRTIWDGEETVYCFKERSRNALKDLYNQNRYPSPAEKRNLAKITGLSLTQVSNWFKNRRQRDRNPSEAQSKSESDGNHSTEDESSKGNEELSPRPLSNSSDGVIPHGTLPIQTGPLDSGVVIQQIGDIKLPPGSSSGSLYNGSLVTSNPSSTVFHNGGSSYLHTPGNILFNGLNLGIQPLAFNPLRPSGGVLLGSSGMDMQMQTGQEKGLGNSAEDSALQYASYSGCVNGAEVKLEGVHTMAAQNGGSSVLTFSSSSGALQLGGYSLVQVPSGVSDSDGSSLLNSNVGLPPLQLSSRSSSSTVTQQGTMPLNNVAVSSSSDDSFQQQDKLTMTSLHHSTVLYSMSNTGQQAIKKEPLEGGVYSSYHHGLHLDPSGQLSYTTPNSEEVPSSQGPTLNTEVSAVSSSSPEPEVYTTLTVSTPLMAQTDPGSHHLQPAEYLRGHEVRGPSSHLMGPCMNNNYMNLVENKVDGTGSGGVSEMVRAMCGEMEAVEGKELAKLQTVQMEEDMADL; this is translated from the exons atgtcttcttcTTCGGCCGGAGAAGTCACAACAGCAAATGACATCAAGAGGGAAAATGTGAAGGAGGTGGATAAGCGGGAGTGCATCAAGCTTGTGGCGCTGGACGCGGCGGAGTTGTCCATGGAGCGCAACACGGACACGGTGCGCACGGAGCTGTTGGTGAGCGCCGCTTCCTCTCTGGCTTTCTCCCCGGAGCAAGTGGCGTGTGTCTGCGAGGCTTTGCAGCAGGGAGGTAATGTGGACCGGCTGGCCAGGTTCCTGTGGTCCCTTCCACAGAGTGACCTGCTACGCGGCAACGAAAGCATCCTGAAAGCCCAAGCCCTCGTTGCTTACCACCAGGCTCGGTATCAGGAGTTGTACAGTATTTTGGAGAACCACAGTTTCAGTCCGTCCAACCACACCTTTCTGCAAGATCTATGGTACAAGGCCCGGTACACCGAGGCGGAGAAGGCGAGGGGGAGACCCCTGGGCGCCGTGGACAAGTACCGGATCCGGAGAAAGTACCCTCTCCCCAGGACTATCTGGGACGGCGAGGAGACTGTGTATTGTTTCAAGGAGAGGTCCCGAAACGCGCTGAAGGATCTGTATAACCAGAATAGGTACCCCTCTCCTGCCGAGAAAAGAAACCTCGCCAAGATTACAGGACTCTCCTTGACCCAGGTCAGCAACTGGTTCAAAaacaggagacagagagacagaaacccGTCCGAGGCACAATCAAAAAG TGAATCTGATGGAAACCACAGCACAGAGGATGAGTCGAGCAAAGGCAATGAGGAGTTGTCTCCCCGACCCCTCTCTAACTCCTCAGATGGGGTAATCCCCCATGGGACCCTTCCAATTCAAACAGGGCCTCTGGACAGTGGGGTGGTCATCCAACAGATTGGGGACATCAAACTGCCCCCTGGATCCAGCAGTGGCAGTCTCTACAATGGAAGTCTAGTGACCAGTAACCCCTCCTCCACTGTGTTTCACAATGGTGGCTCATCTTACCTCCACACACCTGGAAACATCCTCTTCAACGGGCTCAATTTAGGCATCCAGCCCTTGGCCTTCAACCCTCTGAGACCGTCTGGAGGGGTGCTGCTGGGGAGCTCTGGTATGGACATGCAGATGCAGACAGGACAGGAGAAGGGACTGGGCAATTCTGCTGAGGACTCTGCCCTCCAGTATGCCTCCTACTCGGGTTGTGTGAACGGAGCAGAGGTGAAGTTGGAGGGGGTTCACACCATGGCTGCCCAGAACGGAGGCTCCTCTGTGCTCACGTTCAGCTCCTCGTCAGGTGCGCTGCAGCTGGGTGGCTACAGTCTGGTCCAGGTACCAAGTGGGGTCTCTGACAGCGATGGCAGCTCATTACTCAACAGCAACGTAGGTCTTCCTCCACTGCAGCTCTCTTCCCGCTCATCTTCCTCAACAGTCACACAACAAG GTACCATGCCTCTGAACAATGTAGCAGTGAGTTCCTCCAGTGACGACTCGTTCCAGCAGCAGGACAAGCTGACCATGACATCCCTGCACCACAGCACAGTCCTCTACAGCATGAGCAACACCGGCCAGCAGGCCATCAAGAAGGAGCCTCTGGAGGGAGGCGTGTACTCCTCGTACCACCACGGGCTCCATCTGGACCCTAGTGGTCAGCTCAGCTACACCACCCCCAACTCAGAAGAGGTTCCTTCCAGCCAAGGTCCCACCTTGAACACAGAGGTCTCCGCTGTCAGCTCGTCCAGCCCTGAGCCAGAGGTCTACACCACCCTCACTGTCAGCACGCCCCTGATGGCTCAAACGGACCCCGGCAGCCACCACCTCCAGCCCGCAGAGTATCTCAGGGGCCACGAAGTCCGGGGGCCCTCCTCACATCTGATGGGCCCCTGCATGAACAACAACTACATGAACCTTGTAGAGAACAAGGTGGACGGCACGGGCTCAGGAGGCGTGAGTGAGATGGTGCGGGCGATGTGTGGGGAGATGGAGGCTGTGGAGGGGAAGGAGCTAGCCAAACTACAGACAGTGCAGATGGAGGAGGACATGGCTGACCTTTAA
- the LOC144535509 gene encoding homeobox protein six1b, translating to MSILPSFGFTQEQVACVCEVLQQGGNLERLGRFLWSLPACDHLHKNESVLKAKAVVAFHRGNFRELYKILESHQFSPHNHPKLQQLWLKAHYVEAEKLRGRPLGAVGKYRVRRKFPLPRTIWDGEETSYCFKEKSRGVLREWYTHNPYPSPREKRELAEATGLTTTQVSNWFKNRRQRDRAAEAKERENSENSNAGGNKQNQLSPLDGGKSLMSSSEDEFSPPQSPDQNSALLLQGNMNHPGASAYPMSGLGPPQPVHSMHGHPHQLQDSLLGPLTSSLVDLGS from the exons ATGTCTATATTACCGTCATTCGGGTTTACGCAGGAGCAAGTGGCGTGCGTTTGCGAGGTGTTGCAGCAGGGAGGAAACCTGGAGAGGCTCGGTCGCTTCCTGTGGTCTCTACCCGCTTGTGATCACCTCCACAAGAACGAAAGCGTCCTCAAAGCCAAGGCGGTGGTGGCCTTTCATCGGGGGAATTTCAGAGAGCTTTACAAGATCCTGGAAAGTCACCAGTTTTCTCCGCACAACCACCCGAAACTGCAGCAGCTCTGGCTGAAGGCGCACTACGTGGAGGCGGAGAAGCTGCGCGGCCGGCCGCTCGGAGCTGTTGGGAAATACCGGGTGAGGAGGAAATTTCCGCTGCCCCGTACGATATGGGACGGCGAGGAGACCAGCTACTGCTTTAAAGAGAAGTCCAGGGGCGTCCTGAGAGAGTGGTACACGCACAATCCCTATCCGTCCCCGCGGGAAAAGAGAGAGCTGGCCGAGGCCACAGGACTGACCACCACGCAGGTCAGCAACTGGTTCAAAAACAGACGGCAGCGAGACAGAGCCGCAGAGGCGAAGGAGAG AGAGAACAGTGAAAACAGCAACGCAGGCGGCAACAAACAGAACCAGCTGTCCCCGCTGGACGGAGGAAAGTCTCTCATGTCCAGCTCGGAGGACGAGTTTTCTCCACCTCAGAGCCCCGACCAGAACTCAGCGCTTTTGCTTCAGGGCAACATGAACCACCCCGGGGCCTCCGCTTACCCCATGTCCGGCCTGGGGCCCCCACAGCCGGTACACAGCATGCACGGACACCCGCACCAACTGCAGGACTCCTTGTTGGGACCTCTAACCTCCAGTCTTGTGGATTTGGGCTCTTAA